The following coding sequences are from one Arcobacter nitrofigilis DSM 7299 window:
- a CDS encoding winged helix-turn-helix domain-containing protein gives MEDLTILLKHYTHAEFKNLSDYELAYIIEKNIPFKVTDIFNLNNGYYYCLATAKLYKNDNEILLTKLENKLLYFLIHNSTKIVSKEELENNVWRNRNKSIYAMRNLIKKIRDKTYYGIIKNISGVGYKIGTKNTEYGFYQ, from the coding sequence ATGGAAGATTTAACCATTTTATTAAAACACTACACCCATGCGGAATTTAAGAACTTATCTGACTATGAATTGGCTTATATTATAGAAAAAAATATACCTTTTAAAGTTACTGATATTTTTAACTTAAATAATGGTTACTATTATTGTCTAGCAACAGCAAAGCTATATAAAAATGATAATGAGATTCTTTTAACAAAACTTGAAAATAAATTATTATACTTTTTAATACATAATTCTACTAAAATAGTATCAAAAGAGGAACTAGAGAATAATGTATGGAGAAATAGAAATAAATCAATCTATGCAATGAGAAACCTAATAAAAAAAATTAGGGACAAAACATATTATGGGATTATAAAAAATATATCAGGAGTTGGCTATAAAATAGGGACTAAAAATACTGAGTATGGATTTTATCAATGA
- a CDS encoding 7TM-DISM domain-containing protein produces the protein MNLFKHIIFRFFILLTILVVYLFFNYSEPLNKKFEVYYFSDKLSNMTYSDIIKVKFVDKTTNNFSLGYIKNNVWFKFKINKAKKELILDLNEYNYESAVLYYYNTKGKLVENEKKLTNSIKNRDIPSSNIIFKINNLKDNEFVYLKLRSNYSIVANIQIYDKFEYIFIHNMNINTLIILFISITLILLIISLFLSFIFKDKVLLYFAFLCGTYMLYFISSSGVYIYLNLGYLHNIFCYCPLIVIISLLLFSSSYLNIKKHLPFMYLIFNIYISIILLLIVCSIFHIYDAFISDINGILALITYALIIYSSFLISKKIDDNKYIKYFMWVNILVFISLLFFESFLFGLLEYTIFIRYGLIFSLTIKIVVLAFLLIKYIIEKENKIKMKDMEDINFYNNLVMKEMNHRIKNNFHFIMSVLHLENKKKQYSETVYLELISRISSFSSMHEQLYLTNDKNVSISEYLSAITNDIKNIYVNFQGLKISQNIDRNINLHYEYFLYLGVILSELITNSLKHNKGVDKLKISINLIEEKNEMIKFIVRDNGRGFKKEEKSNSLGLEIIKDFCNRMDNSSYDLFSDNGTVFLLSFKNKEDVLYF, from the coding sequence ATGAATTTGTTCAAGCATATTATATTTAGGTTTTTTATTTTACTTACTATATTGGTTGTTTATTTATTTTTTAATTACTCTGAGCCTCTTAATAAAAAGTTTGAAGTCTATTATTTTAGTGACAAATTATCAAATATGACATATAGTGATATAATAAAAGTAAAATTTGTTGATAAAACTACTAATAATTTTTCATTAGGGTATATAAAAAATAATGTATGGTTCAAGTTTAAAATTAATAAAGCTAAGAAAGAATTAATACTTGATTTAAATGAGTATAATTATGAGAGTGCAGTTCTTTATTATTATAATACAAAAGGTAAGTTAGTAGAAAATGAAAAAAAACTTACTAATAGTATTAAAAATAGAGATATCCCTTCAAGTAATATAATTTTTAAAATAAATAATCTTAAAGACAATGAATTTGTTTATCTAAAGTTAAGAAGTAATTATTCAATTGTTGCAAATATTCAAATATATGATAAATTTGAATATATTTTTATACATAATATGAATATTAATACATTGATTATATTATTTATTTCTATTACTCTTATATTATTAATTATAAGTCTATTTTTATCGTTTATATTTAAAGATAAAGTTCTTTTATATTTTGCATTTTTATGTGGGACTTATATGCTTTATTTTATTAGTAGTAGTGGAGTATACATTTATTTAAATTTAGGATATTTGCATAATATATTTTGTTATTGTCCCTTAATCGTTATTATTAGTTTATTATTATTTTCTTCTTCATATCTTAATATTAAAAAACATTTACCCTTTATGTATCTTATATTTAATATTTACATAAGCATAATACTTTTATTAATTGTATGTTCTATATTTCATATATATGATGCTTTTATAAGTGATATTAATGGAATTTTAGCTTTAATTACTTATGCATTAATTATTTATTCAAGTTTTTTAATCTCAAAAAAAATTGATGACAATAAATATATTAAATACTTTATGTGGGTAAATATCTTAGTTTTTATTAGTCTTTTATTTTTTGAATCTTTCTTATTTGGCCTTTTAGAATATACAATTTTCATCAGGTATGGTTTAATTTTTTCATTGACCATAAAAATTGTGGTTTTAGCTTTTTTATTGATTAAATATATTATTGAAAAAGAAAATAAAATAAAAATGAAAGATATGGAAGATATAAATTTTTATAATAATTTAGTAATGAAAGAGATGAATCATCGAATAAAGAATAATTTTCATTTTATTATGTCAGTTCTTCATTTAGAGAATAAAAAAAAGCAGTATTCAGAGACTGTATATTTAGAATTGATTTCTCGAATTAGTTCTTTTTCTTCAATGCATGAACAACTTTATTTAACAAATGATAAGAATGTGTCTATTTCAGAATATTTAAGTGCTATAACTAATGATATAAAAAATATATATGTTAATTTTCAAGGATTAAAAATATCACAAAATATAGATAGGAATATAAATTTACATTATGAATATTTTTTGTATTTAGGGGTAATTTTAAGTGAGCTAATTACAAATAGTCTAAAACATAATAAGGGTGTAGATAAATTGAAAATCTCAATCAACTTAATAGAAGAAAAGAATGAAATGATAAAATTTATTGTAAGAGATAATGGACGAGGCTTTAAAAAAGAAGAGAAAAGTAATTCTTTAGGATTAGAAATTATAAAAGACTTTTGTAATAGAATGGATAATTCTTCATATGATTTATTTTCAGATAATGGAACAGTATTTTTGTTAAGTTTTAAAAACAAAGAGGATGTTTTATATTTTTAA
- a CDS encoding two-partner secretion domain-containing protein, producing the protein MKMLKQSLSIVVSFSLIFNQFLYAADLPIEVDKNAAAKHQASLDKAPNGVQIVNIVNPNSNGMSHNKFKEYNVNPSGLILNNSKKVVNTKLGGYISYNPNLTNNAKMILNEVTGTNKSLLRGYSEVAGAKADVIVANPNGITVNGGGFINTNKATLTTGRPYFLNGFVNGFDINSGNILIEGDGFNTTNIDKVELYSKALQINAKFYANNLKAVTGNNKIDLAGNVTSNGTVESGVSIDSSLLGGIYANRIELVSTNKGVGVNLPPEVYAQDSLSLTSDGLISLKIVNANNNIDITSNSSSIETNKLFADSIKLDSKESIVNNDMIVSTSKLDIKSKNLINKNLIITGVDKDLNYINDKKANLLIDSTNITNTDASIISQGNIDITSGIFTSDNGNVNTTNGNIKFKTNSLLVENSKITSSNDLTIDVMNDLILDSTNTIEALNDLTLNVSSMTNNTILKANNNLNMTATNIFTNNATGELRAKNIDLTIDELINKGLISSLQNMTLKTTSLTNTGGISSLNNDNNGSELSIYSDNLTNYNTIFSNDNINLYIKNDLTNKTDSAQASVDYARIMANNYLNIQGNDSKTLRTQNITNDKAIISTLKNDINIYSDNFTNIGTIPELEDLGTTVESTGGSDMMAGKTTCYNGNSHCESATTSWWMRVVGFRGVETSVWNNFMNKYPVLKTLSDGRGGTWANMYNDGGHESEETWTIALVEKTGQKLKENQDLVKGQVISANNLNIDSTNITNEYSLLKANNNITLDGTNLYNIGAKLIEKQLFKLRYYKCGGDRCSGQESLMSIQTHTESVVTGTVPSVISAGNDVTGNLSSLLNESIKDTTTTVSFSDIDTKLVEKKDEAKKQEYTLPTNDYGLFITTQKTATQKYLIESNPLYASYNNFIGSDYMLGKLNYKPENTIRRLGDARYENQLVREAILKKTGVSRGINIDDNSEYLRLMNNAITLSSQLNLEVGTGPTKEQLANLKEDIVWLEERIVNNEPVLVPIVYLASDYNQAAGIQAGGEIKLNIKDKVVNSGDMKSKGNLTITSKSITNDSGDIKSDALVNLTSQNDLVNKNGASIVGDSVKLVSTEGSVINDRFYKKVNEGSSNDRFTYTLVGKRSNIESKTGDVNIEAKKDIKNLASNIKSGKSVYLKSTDGNIDLKTKEIEESYNFVRSSDKYSKGKKIRHEQSGIVAGENIVIDSGKQANIEAANLNANNQISINAKDDVNVTAVNDLDYTNVKNKIKKSWGRSISSQDMKYKEKVVSSNINAKDISIKSDKDINLEAVNINAKENKIADAGGTLNIYAKEYKEGELHQSSKSSFGGLIKSEYKYEKNNLKIKASEITAKNMILDAKQINIQASKIKADEANITTNILNLISSKESLYENEFSNKGGILTATIENKGKIKETIVPATIEVNNKLIFNQKDLTDQLSSDNLIKTLSSQGNLTAEQINLVKQVVNDKQWHTKTTTLSGVGSLIIQAIVTYFTAGAGTGLSASITKGISNVALKAATQAAIKAVVAQATTQLVSGAITGNGLKLDLKAITKGAITAGVLSYANGLVDSSMGLQNVKVADMSTAQQFEKGVANTVVKSGVNSALYGTDFKDGLKTGLVTDISNVGFKLVGDTSMQQYLGKDNQLFKDGGLGKVALHSLVGGATAALQGKDVTAGMASAGVNELASPLLEGMNNSTQQIISGVIGGLTAGLVGGESQISTGQTIAQSGTEYNRQLHQDEIKFIKGTISKFKSINKDKTLIGREIDYSDSKAQRLLMTAAKYMVDETSQNQFNDNTKYVNQNEFSKAELQTAINYLKSSSNGLAFVDTYKESMLGQKFFTSTPEQFKDSSWTPDNITGLGDQGIGPFVPVGRVGQTLGTGIKEISPSVFKSGKILVGKTGQVYDDIGRKVYIKQQEIPVVKHFGADEINDIFNESMPATTKIGQLYGTGVGIGSKLYQMYINSQNGNNPNE; encoded by the coding sequence ATGAAAATGTTAAAACAATCATTAAGTATAGTAGTTAGTTTTAGTTTAATTTTTAATCAATTTCTATATGCAGCAGATTTACCTATAGAAGTTGATAAAAATGCAGCAGCTAAACATCAAGCTTCTTTAGATAAAGCACCCAATGGTGTACAGATTGTTAATATTGTAAATCCTAATTCAAATGGAATGTCTCACAATAAATTTAAAGAATATAATGTAAACCCAAGTGGACTTATTTTAAATAATTCAAAAAAAGTAGTCAATACTAAATTGGGTGGATATATTTCATATAATCCAAACCTTACTAATAATGCAAAGATGATTCTTAATGAAGTAACAGGAACAAATAAATCTTTATTAAGGGGTTATTCAGAAGTCGCTGGAGCAAAAGCAGATGTAATTGTAGCAAACCCTAATGGTATTACTGTAAATGGTGGAGGTTTTATAAACACAAATAAAGCAACACTAACAACAGGAAGACCTTATTTTTTGAATGGTTTTGTAAATGGCTTTGATATTAATAGTGGAAATATATTAATAGAAGGTGATGGCTTTAATACAACTAATATAGATAAAGTAGAACTTTATTCAAAAGCTCTTCAAATAAATGCAAAATTTTATGCTAATAATCTAAAAGCGGTAACAGGGAATAACAAAATAGATTTAGCTGGAAATGTTACAAGTAATGGAACAGTTGAAAGCGGAGTATCTATTGATTCATCACTTTTAGGGGGAATTTATGCAAATAGAATAGAACTAGTAAGTACCAATAAAGGTGTTGGAGTAAATTTACCACCTGAAGTATATGCTCAAGATAGTTTGAGTTTGACTTCTGATGGATTGATTTCCTTAAAAATAGTAAATGCAAATAATAATATTGATATTACTTCAAATTCATCAAGTATTGAAACTAATAAACTTTTTGCTGATAGTATTAAACTTGATTCAAAAGAGAGCATAGTAAATAATGACATGATTGTTTCAACATCAAAATTAGATATTAAATCAAAAAATTTAATTAATAAGAATTTAATTATTACAGGAGTTGATAAGGATTTAAATTATATTAATGATAAAAAAGCAAATTTATTAATAGATAGTACAAATATAACAAATACAGATGCTTCTATTATTTCGCAAGGTAATATAGATATCACAAGTGGAATTTTCACGAGTGATAATGGTAATGTAAATACAACTAACGGAAATATTAAGTTTAAAACAAATAGTTTACTTGTGGAGAATTCAAAAATCACATCATCTAATGATTTAACAATAGATGTAATGAATGATCTTATATTAGATTCAACTAATACAATAGAAGCATTGAATGATTTAACTCTTAACGTTTCATCTATGACTAATAATACTATATTAAAAGCTAATAATAATTTAAATATGACAGCAACCAATATTTTTACTAATAATGCAACAGGTGAACTAAGAGCAAAAAATATAGATTTAACTATTGATGAACTTATAAATAAGGGCTTAATCTCTTCTTTACAGAATATGACACTAAAAACAACTTCTTTAACAAATACAGGAGGAATCTCAAGTTTAAATAATGATAATAATGGTTCAGAACTTTCAATCTATTCTGATAATTTAACAAATTACAATACAATTTTTTCAAATGATAATATTAATTTATATATTAAGAATGATTTAACTAATAAAACAGATTCAGCACAAGCCTCTGTTGATTATGCAAGAATAATGGCTAACAATTATTTAAATATTCAAGGTAATGATTCTAAAACTTTAAGAACTCAAAATATTACTAATGACAAAGCTATCATTTCTACACTAAAAAATGACATAAATATATATTCTGATAATTTTACTAATATTGGTACTATACCTGAGTTAGAAGATTTAGGAACAACTGTAGAATCAACGGGTGGAAGTGATATGATGGCTGGGAAAACTACTTGTTACAATGGAAATAGTCATTGTGAAAGTGCAACAACTTCTTGGTGGATGAGAGTTGTTGGATTTAGAGGAGTGGAAACATCTGTTTGGAATAATTTCATGAACAAATATCCAGTTTTAAAAACTCTTTCTGATGGGAGAGGAGGTACATGGGCAAATATGTACAATGATGGAGGGCATGAGAGTGAAGAAACTTGGACTATTGCACTTGTAGAAAAAACAGGTCAAAAGTTAAAAGAAAATCAAGATTTAGTAAAGGGACAAGTAATTTCAGCAAATAATCTTAATATAGATTCTACAAATATAACTAATGAATATTCCCTATTAAAAGCTAATAATAATATTACTTTAGATGGTACTAATCTGTATAATATTGGAGCAAAACTTATAGAGAAACAGTTATTTAAACTAAGATATTATAAATGTGGTGGAGATCGTTGTTCTGGGCAGGAATCATTAATGTCAATTCAAACTCATACAGAAAGTGTAGTAACAGGAACTGTACCTTCTGTAATAAGTGCAGGAAATGATGTTACAGGAAATTTAAGTAGTTTATTAAATGAATCAATTAAAGATACAACAACTACTGTATCTTTTTCAGATATTGATACAAAGCTCGTAGAAAAAAAAGATGAAGCAAAAAAACAAGAGTATACTTTGCCCACTAATGATTATGGATTATTTATTACTACTCAAAAAACAGCTACTCAAAAATATTTAATAGAATCTAATCCTTTATACGCAAGTTATAATAACTTTATTGGGTCTGATTATATGCTTGGAAAACTAAATTATAAGCCAGAAAATACTATCCGACGGTTAGGTGATGCGAGATATGAAAATCAATTAGTTAGAGAGGCTATATTAAAGAAAACAGGAGTAAGTAGAGGTATAAATATTGATGATAATTCAGAATATTTAAGATTAATGAATAATGCTATTACTTTATCTAGCCAATTGAACTTAGAAGTTGGAACAGGACCAACAAAAGAGCAATTAGCAAATTTAAAGGAAGATATTGTTTGGCTTGAAGAAAGAATTGTTAATAATGAACCTGTATTAGTACCTATAGTTTATTTGGCGAGTGATTATAACCAAGCAGCAGGAATTCAAGCTGGAGGTGAAATTAAGTTAAATATAAAAGATAAAGTTGTTAATTCAGGAGATATGAAATCAAAAGGTAATTTAACTATTACATCTAAAAGTATTACCAATGATTCTGGAGATATAAAATCAGATGCTCTAGTAAATCTTACTTCTCAAAATGACTTAGTAAATAAAAATGGAGCTTCTATTGTTGGAGATAGTGTAAAACTTGTTTCCACTGAAGGATCAGTTATAAATGATAGATTTTATAAAAAAGTAAATGAAGGTTCATCAAATGATAGATTCACATATACCTTAGTTGGAAAAAGAAGTAATATTGAATCAAAAACTGGTGATGTTAATATTGAAGCAAAAAAAGATATTAAAAATTTAGCTTCAAATATAAAATCAGGAAAATCAGTTTATTTAAAATCTACTGATGGAAATATTGACTTAAAAACAAAAGAGATAGAAGAGTCATATAATTTTGTTAGAAGTAGTGATAAATATTCAAAGGGTAAAAAAATAAGACATGAGCAATCAGGTATTGTTGCTGGTGAAAACATTGTTATAGATTCTGGTAAACAAGCAAATATTGAAGCGGCTAATTTAAATGCTAATAATCAAATTTCTATAAATGCAAAAGATGATGTAAATGTGACTGCTGTAAATGATCTAGATTATACTAATGTAAAAAATAAGATTAAAAAAAGTTGGGGAAGAAGTATTTCTAGTCAGGATATGAAATACAAAGAAAAAGTAGTTTCTTCAAATATAAATGCAAAAGATATATCTATTAAATCGGATAAGGATATAAACCTAGAAGCAGTAAATATAAATGCAAAAGAGAATAAAATTGCTGATGCAGGAGGAACTCTAAATATTTATGCAAAAGAATATAAAGAAGGTGAACTTCATCAATCTTCTAAATCTTCTTTTGGTGGTTTGATTAAAAGTGAATATAAATATGAAAAAAATAATTTAAAAATAAAAGCTTCTGAAATTACAGCAAAAAATATGATTTTAGATGCAAAACAAATTAATATACAAGCATCAAAAATTAAAGCAGATGAAGCAAATATAACAACAAATATTTTAAATCTTATTTCTTCTAAAGAGAGCCTTTATGAAAATGAATTTTCTAATAAAGGTGGAATCTTAACTGCAACAATAGAAAATAAAGGAAAAATAAAAGAGACAATAGTACCCGCAACAATTGAGGTAAATAATAAATTAATATTTAATCAAAAAGATTTAACAGATCAATTAAGTTCAGATAACTTAATAAAAACTTTATCATCTCAAGGTAATCTAACAGCAGAGCAAATAAATCTTGTAAAACAAGTAGTAAATGATAAACAATGGCATACAAAAACAACAACATTAAGTGGAGTTGGTTCATTAATAATTCAAGCAATTGTTACATATTTTACTGCAGGTGCAGGAACTGGATTGTCAGCAAGTATAACGAAAGGAATATCAAATGTTGCACTAAAAGCGGCAACACAAGCAGCAATTAAAGCTGTAGTAGCACAAGCAACAACACAACTAGTAAGCGGAGCAATAACAGGAAATGGTTTAAAATTAGATTTAAAAGCGATAACAAAAGGAGCTATTACGGCTGGAGTTTTAAGCTATGCTAATGGATTAGTAGATAGCTCAATGGGCTTACAAAATGTAAAAGTAGCAGATATGAGTACCGCTCAACAATTTGAAAAAGGTGTAGCAAATACAGTAGTAAAAAGTGGAGTTAATTCTGCTTTATATGGAACTGATTTTAAAGATGGTTTAAAAACAGGATTAGTAACAGATATATCAAATGTAGGATTTAAACTAGTAGGTGATACTTCTATGCAACAATACCTAGGGAAAGATAACCAACTCTTTAAAGATGGAGGCTTAGGAAAAGTAGCACTTCATAGTTTAGTAGGAGGAGCTACAGCTGCATTGCAAGGAAAAGATGTAACAGCAGGAATGGCAAGTGCAGGAGTAAATGAGTTAGCTTCGCCTCTACTTGAAGGAATGAATAATTCAACACAGCAAATCATTTCAGGTGTTATAGGAGGATTAACAGCTGGATTAGTAGGAGGTGAGAGTCAAATAAGTACTGGACAGACTATAGCTCAAAGTGGAACTGAATATAATAGACAACTTCATCAAGATGAGATTAAATTCATAAAAGGTACAATAAGTAAATTTAAATCAATTAATAAAGATAAAACACTAATAGGAAGAGAGATTGACTATAGTGATAGTAAAGCTCAAAGGTTACTAATGACAGCCGCTAAATATATGGTAGATGAAACTTCACAAAATCAATTTAATGATAATACAAAATATGTAAATCAAAATGAGTTTTCAAAAGCTGAATTACAAACAGCAATTAATTATTTAAAAAGTAGTTCCAATGGATTAGCTTTTGTAGATACCTATAAAGAAAGTATGCTAGGACAAAAGTTTTTTACATCAACACCTGAACAATTCAAAGATAGTAGTTGGACACCTGATAATATAACAGGGTTAGGAGACCAAGGAATAGGACCATTTGTTCCAGTAGGAAGAGTAGGACAAACTTTAGGAACTGGTATAAAAGAAATAAGTCCTAGTGTTTTTAAAAGTGGAAAAATACTTGTTGGAAAAACTGGACAAGTTTATGATGATATAGGACGAAAAGTATATATAAAACAGCAAGAAATTCCAGTTGTAAAACATTTTGGAGCTGATGAAATTAATGATATATTTAATGAGAGTATGCCTGCTACTACCAAAATTGGTCAATTATATGGAACAGGTGTAGGAATTGGAAGTAAACTGTATCAAATGTACATAAATAGTCAAAATGGTAATAATCCTAATGAATAA
- a CDS encoding ShlB/FhaC/HecB family hemolysin secretion/activation protein, with amino-acid sequence MYKIIFISILVFSFLHAKTVDDVIKKQNLFENQKKVYKDKEKQKEEKIFHYDIKKPKVEEKDKGKCFNIIKINDQNITLLSQKAKAKVFNKYLNKCNTINDIKNLINDVTSLYIDKGYITSRVYIKGQNIKDGILTLHAVEGKIEDIKSKKLYTKNSFFRLKGDYLNLRDLEVGIENLNRLNSNNAKLNLKPGSNTGLSIVEIENETSSPISGYITYNNFGTDPTGKHQFGLNANIDNPIGFSDLFSINYNTTNKQNTQNNSIGDSYSYSFPIGRLLYTLSYSESSYKQVIPANFNKFYSKGKNKNYTLDLNYKLFHNQNNKINLGYFINYYVSKNYINEALVETSTYNLSKTGFKLNYIYQSQTFQMYTTLQHVRGVHWFNNENPTALDDKFKVFIFDNYISKSFDNFRYSLDFHAQRSSQQLFSVNQISIGGPYSVRGYKEDGLSGNSGYYYRNELAYIINNETLKNLSLTPYIALDGGWVRKQEDTDGGNLLGKAIGLKASYKKLYYDMYYSKAIKTYDVTENKNFLGFNVSYRF; translated from the coding sequence ATGTACAAAATAATATTTATATCAATTTTAGTCTTTTCTTTTCTACATGCAAAGACAGTAGATGATGTAATCAAAAAACAAAACCTCTTTGAAAATCAAAAAAAAGTATATAAAGACAAAGAAAAACAAAAAGAAGAGAAAATCTTCCATTATGATATTAAAAAACCTAAAGTTGAAGAGAAAGACAAAGGTAAATGCTTTAATATTATAAAAATCAATGATCAAAATATCACTCTTTTATCTCAAAAAGCAAAAGCAAAAGTTTTTAATAAATATCTTAATAAATGTAATACTATTAATGATATAAAAAATCTAATAAATGATGTAACATCTTTATATATTGATAAGGGTTATATTACTTCAAGAGTATATATAAAAGGTCAGAATATTAAAGATGGTATCTTAACTTTACATGCGGTAGAAGGTAAAATTGAAGATATTAAATCAAAAAAACTTTACACAAAAAATTCTTTTTTTAGATTAAAAGGTGATTACTTAAACTTGAGAGATTTAGAAGTAGGTATCGAAAATTTAAATCGTCTTAATTCTAATAATGCAAAATTAAATTTAAAGCCAGGTAGTAATACAGGATTAAGTATTGTTGAAATAGAAAATGAAACTTCATCTCCTATTAGTGGTTATATTACTTATAATAATTTTGGTACAGATCCAACAGGGAAACATCAATTTGGCTTAAATGCTAATATTGATAATCCAATTGGATTTAGCGATCTTTTCTCTATAAATTACAATACAACCAATAAACAAAACACACAAAATAATTCAATAGGAGATAGCTATAGCTACTCTTTTCCAATTGGTAGATTATTGTATACATTAAGTTATTCAGAATCAAGCTATAAGCAAGTAATACCAGCAAATTTCAATAAATTTTATTCAAAAGGTAAAAATAAAAATTATACTCTTGATTTAAATTATAAACTCTTTCACAATCAAAATAATAAAATCAATCTTGGATATTTTATAAATTATTATGTCAGTAAAAATTATATAAATGAAGCCTTAGTAGAAACATCAACTTATAACCTATCAAAAACAGGATTTAAACTAAACTACATTTATCAATCACAAACTTTTCAAATGTATACAACCCTGCAACATGTAAGAGGTGTACATTGGTTTAATAATGAAAATCCAACAGCTCTTGATGATAAATTCAAAGTTTTTATCTTTGATAATTATATTTCAAAAAGTTTTGATAATTTTAGATATTCCTTAGACTTTCATGCTCAAAGATCTTCTCAACAACTATTCTCTGTTAATCAAATAAGTATTGGTGGTCCATATAGTGTTAGGGGATATAAAGAAGATGGATTAAGTGGTAATAGTGGATATTACTATAGAAATGAATTAGCCTACATAATTAATAATGAAACTTTAAAAAACTTAAGCTTGACTCCTTATATAGCCTTAGATGGTGGATGGGTTAGAAAACAAGAAGATACAGATGGTGGGAATCTTTTAGGGAAAGCTATCGGATTAAAAGCAAGTTATAAAAAGCTCTATTATGACATGTATTATTCTAAGGCTATAAAAACATATGATGTTACAGAAAATAAAAACTTTCTTGGATTTAATGTAAGTTATAGGTTCTAA
- a CDS encoding response regulator transcription factor: protein MSYNMNILIVEDDLIASMYLESILNELNYKNIFKADSSQNALEIVSNYKIDLTLMDLDIKGPLDGIKTSKLLNEKYSIPIIFVTGEKGVDVIIDTLCTNIFGYITKPFEKCSFLAPFKIAIKKIEESKFQNAKDLLKREKSGILDLSYGYKFNINKNTCYLNGIPINLTKKELDLLKILALNINSNLSYETIKENIWQKQDIADSTLRDLVSRLKKKLPELAIENISSIGYILKN, encoded by the coding sequence ATGAGTTATAACATGAATATTTTGATTGTAGAAGATGACTTAATTGCTTCGATGTATTTAGAGTCAATACTTAATGAATTGAATTACAAAAATATTTTTAAAGCAGATTCTTCACAAAATGCATTGGAAATTGTATCAAACTATAAAATCGATTTAACGCTTATGGATTTGGATATTAAAGGTCCCTTAGATGGTATAAAAACTTCAAAATTGTTAAATGAGAAATATTCTATTCCTATTATATTTGTTACAGGAGAAAAAGGTGTAGATGTTATAATTGATACTTTATGTACAAATATTTTTGGCTATATTACTAAGCCCTTTGAAAAATGTAGTTTTCTTGCTCCTTTTAAAATTGCTATAAAAAAAATTGAAGAAAGTAAGTTTCAAAATGCAAAAGATCTATTAAAAAGAGAAAAAAGTGGTATTTTAGATTTATCTTACGGATATAAATTCAATATAAATAAAAACACATGTTATTTAAATGGTATTCCAATTAACCTGACAAAAAAAGAATTAGATTTATTAAAAATATTGGCTTTAAATATTAATTCAAACTTGTCATATGAGACAATAAAAGAAAATATATGGCAAAAACAAGATATCGCTGATTCTACATTAAGAGACCTAGTCTCTAGATTAAAAAAGAAATTACCAGAATTAGCAATTGAAAATATATCTAGTATAGGCTATATTTTAAAAAATTAA